From a region of the Vagococcus coleopterorum genome:
- a CDS encoding LPXTG cell wall anchor domain-containing protein, with the protein MKKTIQFNKLLVLITIAFTIQSSKSIAVESSELNLSNFNNSEMKAETLNNIDNLQNSEELRDFSRPTIRMSADPSVLQTKLDEYFKSDAFTGAWDSLVNKLVKSKPFEVVTQDFTSEFNKPISSKQNGFKVGRFLDGDFVTHDISADQKTRPYSSEDAPHNDIKEGGRIELPVGENKLESENDQDVIFSWTADKENLQINLEKRVAVQGSLDLAVVFENLSYVIGTFGAGTNSPDAEGETSYQASFKIPAYSAVQVNYRGLPNEVASKVHYDQVGNTITVKSIEAPAGYRLKGESIREITFTDKVEDVDFEYEPIPEIEDKSSLELTADSVDLEFGSEWSPGNYIKQATNDFGEDVKLKVEVSGDNVTTTCPGSYTVIYKLPETNQDSMKMAELKVTVKEKPTDPEKPTTPEKPTDPEKPTTPEKPGETPKDSEVEPEGEKTPESSKVSTQSETKKESKEKAGALPQTGEARNNLMKAAGALVILIATTAYLVINRRKKA; encoded by the coding sequence ATGAAAAAGACTATTCAATTTAATAAATTACTAGTATTAATAACTATTGCATTTACTATTCAATCCAGTAAATCCATTGCAGTTGAATCAAGTGAATTAAACTTAAGTAATTTCAATAATTCTGAAATGAAGGCTGAAACACTTAATAATATAGATAATTTGCAAAACAGTGAAGAACTAAGAGATTTTAGTCGTCCAACGATAAGAATGTCCGCAGATCCAAGTGTTTTACAAACTAAGTTAGATGAATATTTTAAAAGTGATGCCTTTACTGGTGCTTGGGATTCGCTTGTTAATAAGCTGGTGAAATCCAAACCCTTTGAAGTTGTGACACAAGATTTTACATCTGAATTTAATAAGCCGATTAGCAGTAAACAAAACGGGTTCAAAGTGGGGAGATTTCTTGATGGAGATTTCGTTACTCACGATATTAGTGCAGATCAAAAAACAAGACCTTATTCATCTGAGGACGCGCCTCATAATGATATTAAAGAAGGTGGCCGTATAGAGCTTCCTGTAGGAGAGAATAAACTTGAGAGTGAAAATGATCAAGATGTTATTTTTTCATGGACAGCAGATAAAGAAAACCTTCAAATTAATTTGGAAAAAAGAGTTGCGGTACAAGGTAGTTTAGACTTGGCAGTTGTATTCGAAAATTTATCCTATGTAATTGGAACTTTTGGTGCAGGAACTAATAGTCCAGACGCAGAGGGTGAAACTAGTTATCAAGCATCATTTAAAATCCCTGCGTATTCAGCAGTTCAAGTGAATTATCGTGGGCTGCCAAATGAAGTTGCCTCCAAAGTTCACTATGATCAAGTTGGAAATACAATTACAGTTAAATCAATCGAAGCACCAGCAGGTTATAGACTGAAAGGTGAGTCAATTAGAGAAATCACATTTACAGATAAGGTTGAAGATGTTGATTTTGAATATGAACCAATTCCTGAAATTGAAGACAAATCAAGTTTAGAATTGACCGCAGACTCTGTTGATTTAGAATTTGGCTCAGAGTGGAGCCCAGGAAATTATATAAAACAAGCAACAAATGATTTTGGTGAAGACGTCAAATTGAAAGTGGAAGTTAGCGGAGATAATGTTACTACGACTTGTCCTGGGTCATACACAGTTATATATAAGTTACCTGAAACAAACCAAGATTCAATGAAAATGGCAGAACTAAAAGTTACTGTAAAAGAAAAACCGACAGATCCAGAAAAACCGACAACCCCAGAAAAACCGACAGATCCAGAAAAACCGACAACCCCAGAAAAACCTGGTGAAACACCAAAAGATTCAGAAGTGGAACCCGAAGGTGAAAAGACACCAGAATCATCAAAAGTGTCAACGCAATCTGAAACAAAAAAAGAATCAAAAGAAAAAGCTGGAGCATTACCACAAACTGGGGAAGCTCGTAATAACTTAATGAAAGCAGCTGGAGCGTTAGTTATTCTTATTGCAACAACAGCTTACTTAGTTATTAACCGTCGTAAAAAAGCATAA
- a CDS encoding prenyltransferase: MRFKHFYELAEVYTLPINFLVYLMGYAFAKYQFNGHLSIAVVIGLVAISLFHSLVNTHNNYMDYQNALGDHYKNQTNVIGRENLSLSLIKKIMWGLAIAYLVLGIYLFSIGSWPIAVIGFFGTVIGLAYSSGPKPINSTFLAESLTATSMGFLTPLTAIYLASIGTADFTTGLFFKSLAACLPLILISFTLLLANNTCDLEEDLENNRYTLVSYIGKENAVTLFNLVTVALPIIIFILAITKITPYLSLVTLLVFPLVYKMTKPYKAEQIKNKTFPIALKALSLVIMVYSLSFYIGTFI, from the coding sequence ATGCGCTTTAAACACTTTTACGAATTAGCTGAAGTTTATACTCTACCCATTAACTTTTTAGTTTATTTGATGGGTTATGCCTTTGCTAAGTATCAATTTAACGGTCACCTGTCGATCGCTGTTGTCATTGGTTTAGTTGCCATCAGCCTATTCCATAGCTTAGTCAATACTCATAATAACTATATGGATTACCAAAATGCTTTAGGTGATCACTATAAAAATCAAACCAATGTTATTGGACGGGAAAATCTAAGTTTATCTCTGATTAAAAAAATCATGTGGGGATTAGCAATTGCTTACCTTGTCTTAGGAATTTATTTATTTTCTATTGGCTCATGGCCAATAGCTGTGATTGGATTCTTCGGAACAGTTATCGGATTGGCCTACTCGTCAGGTCCCAAACCAATTAACAGTACCTTCCTAGCAGAAAGTTTGACTGCTACATCTATGGGATTCTTAACCCCTCTAACAGCTATCTACTTAGCATCAATTGGAACAGCAGACTTCACCACTGGCCTATTTTTTAAAAGCTTAGCTGCCTGTTTACCTTTAATCTTAATTTCCTTCACACTACTTTTAGCTAATAATACCTGTGACCTTGAAGAAGATTTAGAAAATAATCGTTATACCTTAGTTTCTTATATTGGTAAAGAAAACGCAGTGACATTATTTAACCTAGTCACAGTTGCCTTACCAATCATCATCTTTATTCTTGCCATAACTAAAATCACACCGTATTTATCGTTAGTGACATTGTTAGTATTCCCACTAGTCTATAAAATGACTAAACCTTATAAAGCAGAACAAATAAAAAACAAGACCTTTCCAATTGCATTAAAGGCCTTGTCATTAGTTATTATGGTGTACAGCTTAAGTTTCTATATTGGAACATTTATTTAA
- the adhP gene encoding alcohol dehydrogenase AdhP, with protein sequence MKAAVVTKDHRVSIEDKELRPIEHGEALVAMEYCGVCHTDLHVKNADFGDVTGVVLGHEGIGVVKEIAEGVTSLKVGDRVSVAWFFEGCGHCEYCVNGNETLCRSVKNAGYTVDGGMAEECIVTADYAVKVPEGLDPAAASSVTCAGVTTYKAVKVSNVKPGQWLMISGLGGLGNLALQYAKNVFNMKVIAVDVNEKQLAFAKEMGADVVLNPMEVNVEEEIIKLTDGGAHGAVVTAVAKSAFNSAVNAVRAAGTVVAVGLPPESMDLSIPRLVLDGIHVVGSLVGTREDLKEAFEFAKEGKVIPRVQMRQLEEINEIFDEMEAGNIQGRMVLDLTK encoded by the coding sequence ATGAAAGCAGCAGTTGTAACGAAAGATCATAGAGTATCAATTGAAGATAAAGAGCTACGTCCGATAGAGCATGGTGAAGCATTAGTAGCGATGGAATATTGTGGCGTTTGTCATACAGACTTACATGTTAAAAATGCTGATTTTGGGGATGTTACTGGGGTGGTTTTAGGCCATGAAGGGATTGGTGTTGTTAAAGAAATCGCAGAAGGAGTGACAAGTTTAAAAGTTGGCGATCGCGTCAGTGTTGCCTGGTTCTTTGAAGGGTGTGGACACTGTGAGTACTGTGTTAATGGGAACGAAACATTATGTCGTTCAGTAAAAAATGCTGGTTATACCGTTGATGGTGGAATGGCTGAAGAATGCATCGTTACAGCGGATTACGCTGTTAAAGTTCCAGAAGGATTAGACCCAGCAGCTGCAAGTAGCGTGACTTGTGCGGGTGTAACAACATATAAAGCAGTTAAAGTTTCAAATGTAAAACCAGGCCAATGGTTAATGATTTCAGGTTTGGGTGGTTTAGGAAACTTAGCCTTACAATATGCTAAAAATGTTTTCAACATGAAAGTTATTGCAGTCGATGTCAATGAAAAACAATTGGCATTTGCCAAAGAAATGGGTGCGGATGTTGTCTTAAACCCAATGGAAGTTAACGTTGAAGAAGAAATTATTAAATTAACTGATGGTGGCGCTCACGGTGCTGTTGTAACAGCGGTTGCTAAGTCAGCTTTCAATTCAGCAGTCAATGCCGTTCGTGCAGCTGGAACTGTTGTGGCGGTTGGTTTACCACCAGAATCAATGGACTTAAGTATTCCCCGTCTTGTGTTAGATGGGATTCACGTTGTTGGTTCATTAGTTGGAACACGTGAAGATTTAAAAGAAGCATTCGAATTTGCTAAAGAGGGCAAAGTTATTCCTCGTGTGCAAATGCGTCAATTAGAAGAAATCAATGAAATTTTTGACGAAATGGAAGCTGGAAATATTCAAGGTCGTATGGTTTTAGACTTAACTAAATAA
- a CDS encoding VOC family protein, protein MTHTLTIQTVTLNVKNLDKMANFYQHVVGLELLEQTETTAALGLSNSATPLLLLNTVTTPFTFTTGLYHTAFLLPERQNLAQVIRRLEQQSYPLDGASDHGYSEALYLQDPEGNGIEIYWDKPKELWDVRENGEIIGITEPIDFTSIMALNEQAIDKLPEGTIIGHVHLAVDDRQKENVFFKNILGFTITSEMFDSASFYGIDGYHHQFAGNIWYRSRQVEYNPTLPGLANIQLKVNDDYFKQLITRLDNATYPYEKTDNDILLKNPTGISFSIHK, encoded by the coding sequence ATGACTCATACACTAACAATTCAAACCGTGACATTAAATGTAAAAAACTTAGATAAAATGGCTAATTTTTATCAGCATGTTGTGGGGCTAGAGTTATTAGAACAAACTGAAACAACTGCTGCACTTGGCCTATCAAACTCAGCAACTCCACTATTGCTATTAAATACCGTTACCACCCCATTCACCTTTACAACCGGTCTTTATCATACTGCCTTTCTGTTGCCCGAACGACAAAATTTAGCACAAGTTATTCGACGCCTTGAACAACAAAGTTATCCACTTGATGGCGCAAGTGATCATGGTTACAGTGAAGCACTTTATCTACAAGATCCTGAAGGAAATGGTATTGAAATTTATTGGGATAAACCTAAAGAACTTTGGGATGTTCGTGAGAACGGTGAAATTATTGGGATAACCGAACCGATTGATTTCACAAGTATTATGGCCTTAAATGAGCAGGCAATAGATAAACTGCCTGAAGGAACAATTATTGGTCATGTCCACTTAGCTGTTGATGACCGTCAAAAAGAAAATGTCTTTTTCAAAAACATTTTAGGGTTCACCATTACATCAGAAATGTTTGACTCGGCTTCATTCTATGGTATTGATGGGTATCACCACCAGTTTGCGGGAAACATTTGGTACCGTTCAAGACAAGTTGAATACAACCCGACATTACCAGGACTGGCTAATATCCAATTAAAAGTTAATGATGATTACTTTAAACAATTGATTACACGACTAGATAATGCAACCTACCCTTACGAAAAAACAGATAATGATATCTTATTAAAAAATCCAACTGGGATTTCATTTAGCATCCATAAATAA
- a CDS encoding cupin domain-containing protein produces MELKDYGKDPIVFNIEEATLENQRYRTTMWTGDHFQVTLMSIPAGGGDIGMEKHDHVDQFLRMEGGFGRVEMGKELNNITVKQDVKDGDCIIIPAGTWHNVTNIGDEPMKVYSIYGPKNHPFNAQADTKEEAEEQEHHDH; encoded by the coding sequence ATGGAATTAAAAGATTATGGTAAAGACCCAATTGTCTTTAATATTGAGGAAGCTACTTTAGAAAATCAACGTTACCGTACAACAATGTGGACTGGTGACCACTTTCAAGTAACGTTAATGTCTATCCCTGCTGGTGGCGGTGACATTGGTATGGAAAAACATGATCATGTCGATCAATTCTTACGTATGGAGGGCGGTTTCGGTCGTGTGGAAATGGGTAAAGAACTGAATAACATCACTGTTAAACAAGATGTTAAAGATGGTGACTGTATTATTATTCCAGCCGGAACATGGCATAATGTCACAAATATTGGTGATGAACCGATGAAAGTCTACTCAATCTATGGTCCCAAAAATCACCCATTCAATGCGCAAGCTGATACAAAAGAAGAAGCTGAAGAACAAGAACATCACGATCACTAA
- a CDS encoding helicase HerA-like domain-containing protein, which produces MTKINIARANGEDLGIPLQYLNRHGFITGATGTGKTVTLKVISEQLSKQGIPVFLADIKGDLASLAQPATAGSQTERCANLGITDYTERSFPVRLWDVFGVNGHPVRATIAEMGPLLLARLFELTDTQTDVLQVLFKIADDKGYLLIDLKDLQALISEVTNHMDDYVGPYGHMTKQTLGAIQRHLLTIQEQGGDLFFGEPAIKLTDFIRQDEKGQGVLNVLMAQKLFENPLLYATMLIWLLAQLFEELPEVGDQDKPKMLFFFDEAHLLFNDMPKGLVNQVEKVVRLIRSKGVGVFFVTQNPIDLPENILAQLGNRIQHALRAYTPKEQKAIKAAAESYRENENFKVAEVITELKVGEALISFLDEEGIPSVVERAMVRPPESFMGTVDPAYIQQLISTSPFDAQYREPVDRESAYELLSAKLDAENEEKAKAELQKQLEKEAKEKEKAKKRQPKGTVEKIADSFTSNLIRSIGREMSRSVLGIFKRR; this is translated from the coding sequence ATGACTAAGATTAATATTGCCCGTGCTAATGGTGAAGATTTAGGGATTCCCTTACAGTACCTAAACCGTCACGGATTTATCACTGGTGCCACTGGTACTGGTAAAACAGTAACTTTAAAAGTAATTTCAGAGCAACTAAGCAAACAAGGTATTCCGGTGTTCTTAGCTGACATCAAAGGTGACTTAGCTAGTTTAGCTCAACCCGCTACTGCTGGAAGTCAAACCGAACGCTGTGCCAACTTAGGGATTACTGATTATACGGAACGTTCATTCCCAGTTCGTCTGTGGGATGTCTTCGGCGTGAATGGTCACCCTGTTCGTGCCACAATTGCTGAGATGGGACCATTATTATTAGCTCGTTTATTTGAATTAACGGATACCCAAACCGATGTCTTGCAAGTTTTATTCAAAATCGCTGATGATAAAGGTTACTTGTTAATTGACTTAAAAGATCTACAAGCCTTAATCTCTGAAGTTACCAACCACATGGATGACTATGTTGGTCCTTATGGTCACATGACAAAACAAACATTAGGTGCAATTCAACGTCACCTTTTAACAATCCAAGAACAAGGTGGCGATTTATTCTTCGGTGAGCCTGCTATCAAATTAACAGATTTCATTCGTCAAGATGAAAAAGGCCAAGGTGTTTTAAACGTTCTAATGGCTCAAAAATTATTTGAGAATCCCCTATTATATGCCACAATGTTAATCTGGTTACTTGCTCAATTATTTGAAGAACTACCAGAAGTTGGCGACCAAGACAAACCTAAGATGCTCTTCTTCTTCGATGAAGCTCACCTGCTTTTCAATGACATGCCAAAAGGTTTAGTCAATCAAGTTGAAAAAGTCGTGCGTTTAATTCGTTCAAAAGGTGTGGGTGTTTTCTTCGTGACACAAAATCCTATTGATTTACCGGAGAACATCTTAGCTCAATTAGGTAACAGAATCCAACACGCTCTACGTGCTTATACGCCAAAAGAACAAAAAGCAATTAAAGCGGCGGCTGAAAGTTACCGTGAAAATGAAAACTTTAAAGTTGCTGAAGTGATCACTGAATTAAAAGTTGGTGAAGCCTTAATTTCTTTCTTAGATGAAGAAGGAATTCCTAGCGTGGTTGAACGTGCTATGGTTCGTCCGCCAGAAAGCTTTATGGGAACTGTTGACCCAGCTTACATTCAACAACTCATCTCGACATCTCCATTCGATGCGCAATACCGCGAACCAGTCGACCGTGAATCAGCTTATGAACTGTTATCGGCTAAACTTGATGCTGAAAATGAAGAAAAAGCCAAAGCTGAACTTCAAAAACAATTAGAAAAAGAAGCGAAAGAAAAAGAAAAAGCGAAAAAACGTCAACCAAAAGGAACCGTTGAAAAAATTGCCGATTCCTTTACAAGTAACTTAATTAGAAGTATCGGCCGCGAAATGTCACGTAGTGTACTTGGCATTTTCAAACGTCGTTAA
- a CDS encoding MepB family protein gives MKSVELLDSSFGSKGLIGKERLQIESQNSEYEGCWFDLNGKTYRSRLAKKTPTKAGYFVVAWEKDRENVNQAYNFESAKDYLVINIIDNDLRGQFLFPKEILIKKGIIKTEEQKGKMGFRVYLPTEQDLNKTATQTQRWQKAYYTDVNSLN, from the coding sequence ATGAAGTCAGTTGAATTATTAGATAGTAGTTTTGGTTCAAAAGGTCTTATAGGTAAAGAACGGTTACAGATTGAATCTCAAAATAGTGAATACGAAGGTTGTTGGTTTGATTTAAATGGGAAAACCTATCGGAGTCGCTTGGCAAAGAAGACGCCGACTAAAGCTGGTTACTTTGTGGTTGCCTGGGAAAAAGATAGGGAGAATGTCAATCAAGCTTATAACTTTGAAAGCGCAAAAGATTATTTAGTCATTAATATTATTGATAATGATTTGAGAGGTCAGTTTCTTTTCCCAAAAGAAATTCTTATCAAAAAAGGTATTATAAAAACAGAGGAACAAAAAGGTAAGATGGGGTTCAGAGTTTATTTGCCCACAGAACAAGATTTAAATAAGACAGCAACACAAACGCAAAGATGGCAAAAAGCCTATTATACTGACGTAAACTCTCTTAATTAA
- a CDS encoding GntR family transcriptional regulator yields MIFDFENGVPLYLQVATQIEQGILQGSFKEGEQVPSTTEISKSYNINPATVLKGMNQLVADGVIEKRRGIGMFVTDTGVDKIFKKRATQFAEERLAEFITEAKQLGISKEELVDLIERGYSNE; encoded by the coding sequence ATGATATTTGATTTCGAAAATGGCGTACCGCTTTATCTTCAAGTGGCCACGCAAATAGAACAAGGTATCCTGCAAGGGAGCTTTAAAGAAGGAGAACAAGTCCCTTCAACAACTGAAATTTCAAAAAGTTACAATATTAATCCTGCAACAGTTTTAAAAGGGATGAATCAATTAGTAGCAGATGGTGTGATTGAAAAACGTCGTGGTATCGGAATGTTTGTCACAGATACGGGTGTCGATAAAATCTTTAAAAAACGTGCGACGCAATTTGCAGAGGAACGCTTAGCCGAATTTATTACTGAAGCAAAACAACTAGGGATTAGCAAAGAAGAATTAGTAGACTTAATAGAAAGAGGGTATTCAAATGAGTAA
- a CDS encoding ABC transporter ATP-binding protein, producing MSNLEVKQIQKKFGKKEVLKDVSFTLEPGHIYGLLGRNGAGKSTLLSIINNRVIAKSGDVLLGGESVFENDQLLRQLFLVNDSCLSAKDENQKIKYYLETAETFYPDFDREQAEHLMSAFGLKGKQKLRKLSTGYRSIFNIVLALSMNIPYIFLDEPILGLDANHRDLFYKEMLDVFSKGNTSFIISTHLIEEVSHIIDSVIVLNNGTIEIEDSVEDIINKAWTVTGSEEEIIAVKNDLNVVGWERLGNQVTLYIYGEQPVVSDSLTVGKTTLQKIFIQLTATEVA from the coding sequence ATGAGTAATTTAGAAGTGAAACAAATTCAAAAAAAGTTTGGTAAAAAAGAAGTTCTAAAAGATGTATCATTTACATTAGAGCCAGGTCATATTTATGGTCTTCTTGGTAGAAATGGAGCAGGTAAAAGTACGTTGCTATCAATTATTAATAATCGCGTGATTGCAAAATCGGGAGATGTGTTACTTGGTGGTGAATCTGTCTTTGAGAATGATCAATTATTACGTCAGCTATTTTTAGTTAATGATAGTTGTTTAAGTGCCAAAGATGAAAATCAGAAGATTAAGTATTACCTAGAAACGGCTGAAACATTTTATCCTGATTTCGACCGCGAGCAAGCTGAGCATTTAATGTCAGCGTTCGGTTTGAAAGGAAAGCAAAAGTTAAGAAAATTATCAACCGGATATCGTTCGATTTTTAATATCGTCTTAGCGTTATCTATGAATATTCCTTATATCTTTTTAGATGAACCAATTCTCGGATTAGATGCTAATCACCGTGATTTATTCTACAAAGAAATGTTAGATGTCTTTTCTAAAGGGAATACATCATTTATTATTTCGACCCATTTAATTGAAGAAGTGTCACACATTATTGATTCGGTGATTGTTTTAAACAATGGCACAATTGAGATTGAGGATTCAGTTGAAGATATTATTAATAAAGCTTGGACAGTGACAGGTTCTGAAGAAGAAATTATTGCTGTGAAGAATGATTTAAATGTTGTTGGTTGGGAACGATTAGGAAACCAAGTGACATTATATATTTATGGTGAGCAACCAGTCGTTTCTGATTCGCTAACAGTAGGGAAAACAACCTTACAAAAAATCTTTATTCAATTGACAGCAACGGAGGTGGCGTAA
- a CDS encoding CPBP family intramembrane glutamic endopeptidase produces MKQLFKVILVYISWWLILFGSSVIAKLLFNAEYYMLAFYGLVLVVTYISYLAIPIYSRNINSQRYLNEIGFQMTQPAMVLSFVLLAGFILSIYQTQQLLPSITLTGLAGLNWLVFTQPPVVEELLFRGVIPRQLSSHSIFMNAVISTVLFASLHIQSSLQGVVFSAVVGLILFVLRFQVNSIFPGMVIHYMLNSGVTLSLIYLLVIGIVWEVYYFVRLHKNKVKEKSVA; encoded by the coding sequence ATGAAACAATTATTTAAAGTGATACTGGTTTATATCAGTTGGTGGTTGATTCTTTTCGGTAGCTCAGTGATTGCTAAATTATTGTTTAATGCTGAGTATTACATGTTAGCCTTTTACGGATTAGTGCTTGTGGTGACGTATATCAGTTACTTAGCAATTCCTATCTATTCCAGGAACATAAACTCACAAAGATATCTAAATGAAATAGGGTTTCAAATGACTCAACCCGCAATGGTATTATCATTTGTGCTATTGGCGGGATTTATACTAAGTATTTACCAAACACAGCAATTGTTGCCTAGCATTACGTTGACAGGTTTAGCAGGACTAAATTGGTTGGTGTTCACACAACCACCTGTAGTTGAGGAATTACTTTTTAGAGGAGTGATTCCTCGACAATTAAGTTCACACTCAATTTTTATGAATGCAGTGATTTCAACGGTATTATTTGCTAGCCTACACATTCAAAGTAGTTTGCAAGGCGTGGTGTTTTCAGCAGTAGTAGGCTTGATTTTATTTGTTTTAAGGTTTCAAGTTAATAGTATTTTCCCAGGGATGGTAATCCATTATATGTTGAACTCAGGTGTGACTCTGAGCTTGATCTATCTGCTTGTGATTGGTATCGTTTGGGAAGTTTATTATTTTGTGAGGTTACATAAAAATAAAGTAAAAGAAAAAAGCGTGGCATAG
- a CDS encoding YigZ family protein, which yields MITDYLTLKENGQHEIEIKKSRFICHLFRIDSDEQAKELIQKIKKEHWKATHNCHAYLVGDNNDIQRSSDDGEPSGTAGLPMLEVLKKRELINTLAVVTRYFGGTELGKGGLIRAYGGSVSEALDEIGIVQGTLQQEMQVTVDYPNHPKLENFLENSVYNLKETIYTDKVQLLIMVDEQTTDTFEQELIELLSGQVTITAGKTSYFEKEI from the coding sequence ATGATAACAGACTATTTAACTCTTAAAGAAAATGGCCAACATGAAATAGAAATTAAAAAGTCTCGCTTTATTTGTCACCTTTTTAGAATTGACTCTGATGAACAAGCAAAAGAACTGATTCAGAAAATTAAAAAAGAACACTGGAAAGCCACTCATAACTGTCACGCCTACCTTGTTGGAGATAACAATGATATCCAACGCAGTAGCGATGACGGCGAACCTAGCGGAACTGCCGGTCTACCTATGTTGGAAGTTTTAAAAAAACGTGAGCTGATCAATACACTAGCCGTTGTCACTCGTTACTTCGGTGGAACTGAACTGGGTAAAGGAGGCTTAATCCGCGCTTATGGTGGATCTGTTAGCGAAGCATTAGATGAGATCGGGATTGTACAAGGAACGCTACAGCAAGAGATGCAAGTTACTGTAGACTACCCTAATCACCCTAAACTTGAAAATTTTTTAGAAAATTCAGTTTATAATCTAAAAGAGACAATATACACAGACAAAGTCCAACTTTTAATCATGGTGGATGAACAAACAACCGATACCTTCGAACAAGAACTCATTGAGCTGTTAAGCGGACAAGTGACTATAACGGCTGGTAAGACGAGTTACTTTGAAAAAGAAATATAA
- a CDS encoding alpha/beta fold hydrolase yields MKKNQTFLSSNQAEQINEVLWIPESTSQPKAILQIVHGMAEYIERYQEFAEHLNQYNILVVGHDHLGHGQSVDPTNPKYGYFNQTNSVSHLIEDVYQVTKRTKAAYPNTPYFIMGHSMGSFITRNYLKKYSKQVDGAIIMGTGGKEIGATLIRPLTTVLNKFAPEKINNAIDKMAFGPFGQKFPEHPKPMCWLSLNQTNVDNYLADPLLGKVFTNNGFHTLFQLSSQANKKNWFKTIRKDLPILIISGEDDPVGQYGKGPTTIAADLTNNKFKSVNLLLYPTLRHEILNEENSHMIMRDITNWLTDKL; encoded by the coding sequence ATGAAGAAAAACCAAACATTTTTATCATCAAATCAAGCAGAACAAATCAATGAAGTTTTATGGATACCTGAATCTACGAGCCAACCAAAAGCAATCTTGCAAATCGTTCACGGCATGGCTGAGTACATCGAACGTTACCAAGAATTTGCTGAGCATTTAAATCAATATAATATTTTAGTTGTGGGCCACGACCATCTTGGTCACGGTCAATCTGTTGACCCAACTAATCCCAAATATGGTTACTTTAATCAAACAAATAGCGTGTCACATCTTATTGAAGACGTCTATCAAGTAACAAAGCGTACGAAAGCTGCCTACCCTAACACACCTTATTTCATCATGGGTCATAGTATGGGGTCATTCATTACACGTAACTACTTGAAAAAATATTCTAAACAAGTAGACGGTGCTATTATTATGGGGACTGGTGGAAAAGAAATCGGCGCTACTTTAATCCGTCCATTAACAACTGTTTTAAATAAATTTGCACCTGAAAAAATTAATAATGCCATCGACAAGATGGCATTTGGTCCCTTTGGTCAAAAATTCCCAGAACATCCAAAACCAATGTGTTGGTTATCTTTAAATCAAACAAATGTGGACAACTATTTAGCTGACCCATTACTAGGAAAAGTTTTTACAAACAACGGATTCCATACACTGTTTCAACTATCTAGCCAAGCGAATAAAAAGAATTGGTTCAAAACAATCCGCAAGGACTTACCCATTCTCATCATCAGTGGTGAAGACGATCCTGTAGGTCAATATGGAAAAGGTCCAACCACCATCGCTGCAGATTTAACTAACAATAAATTTAAATCAGTTAATTTGCTGTTATATCCGACTCTTCGTCACGAAATTTTAAACGAAGAAAATAGTCATATGATTATGCGTGATATCACAAACTGGTTAACAGACAAACTATAA